A genomic region of Microtus ochrogaster isolate Prairie Vole_2 unplaced genomic scaffold, MicOch1.0 UNK73, whole genome shotgun sequence contains the following coding sequences:
- the LOC101995827 gene encoding olfactory receptor 51I2-like → MRSFQTNTSSTISFILTGFPEMESLEHWLSGLLLLLYAISIVGNILILFIIKEEQSLHQPMYYFLSLLSVNDLGVSFSTLPTVLASMCFHVPEIAFDACLAQMFFIHFFSWTESGILLAMSFDRYVAICNPLHYSSVLTDARVAHMGMSIVVRSFCMVFPLPFLLKRLPFCKANVLTHSYCLHPDLIRLPCGDTTINSMYGLFIVISAFGIDSVLILLSYVLILRSVLAIASREERLKTLNTCVSHISAVLIFYVPMISVSMVHRFVKHAPEYVHKFTSLVYLFVPPMLNPIIYSIKTKEIRRRLHKMLSGTKF, encoded by the coding sequence ATGAGGAGCTTCCAGACTAACACCTCAAGCACCATTAGCTTCATACTCACGGGCTTTCCAGAGATGGAGAGTCTGGAGCACTGGCTAAGTGgcctcctgctgcttctgtaTGCTATCTCCATTGTAGGCAATATCCTCATTCTCTTCATCATAAAGGAGGAACAGAGCTTGCACCAGCCAATGTACTACTTCCTGTCCCTCCTATCTGTCAATGACTTGGGGGTGTCCTTTTCTACTTTGCCCACGGTGCTGGCTTCTATGTGTTTCCATGTTCCAGAGATTGCCTTTGATGCCTGCTTGGCCCAGATGTTCTTCATACACTTTTTTTCCTGGACAGAGTCTGGGATTCTGCTGGCCATGAGTTTTGACAGGTATGTGGCCATCTGTAACCCTTTGCACTATTCCTCAGTGCTCACTGACGCTCGTGTGGCCCACATGGGTATGTCTATTGTTGTACGCAGCTTCTGCATGGTCTTTCCACTTCCTTTCCTACTGAAGAGGCTGCCCTTCTGTAAGGCCAATGTTCTGACTCATTCCTACTGCTTGCACCCAGACCTGATACGCCTACCCTGTGGAGATACGACCATCAATAGCATGTATGGGCTGTTTATTGTCATCTCTGCCTTTGGTATAGATTCTGTGCTCATCCTTCTCTCCTATGTGCTCATTCTGCGCTCTGTGCTGGCCATTGCCTCCCGAGAAGAGAGACTCAAGACACTCAACACATGTGTGTCACACATCTCTGCTGTGCTCATCTTCTATGTGCCCATGATTAGTGTGTCAATGGTCCACAGATTTGTAAAGCATGCCCCAGAGTATGTGCACAAGTTCACATCCCTGGTATATCTCTTTGTGCCTCCAATGCTCAATCCTATTATCTATTCCATCAAGACAAAGGAGATTCGCAGGAGGCTGCACAAGATGCTGTCAGGCACCAAGTTCTGA
- the LOC101996113 gene encoding olfactory receptor 51I2-like translates to MAGEAHNSSGLPPFILTGLPGLETSQHWLFLLLGILYTISIVGNALILFIIKEEQSLHQPMYYFLSLLSGNDLGVSFSTLPTVLAVFCFHLREISFNSCMSQMFFIHLFSFMESGILLAMSFDRYVAICNPLRYSTVLTDARVVWMGMCVFLRSFCMIFPLPFLLKRLPFCKANVLSHAYCLHPDLIRLPCGDITINNIFGLFIVISTFGLDSALILLSYVLILRSVLAIASQEERLKTLNTCVSHLCAVLIFYVPMVGVSMAARYGRHAPRYVHTLLSLVYLFVPPMLNPVIYSIKTKEIRRRLSKILLGTKF, encoded by the coding sequence ATGGCAGGTGAAGCCCACAACAGCTCTGGGTTGCCTCCCTTCATCTTGACAGGACTGCCAGGGTTGGAGACCTCTCAGCATTGGTTGTTTCTGCTCCTGGGCATCCTCTACACCATCTCCATAGTGGGCAATGCCCTGATACTTTTCATCATCAAAGAAGAACAGAGTCTGCACCAGCCCAtgtactacttcctgtctctgctgtcaGGCAACGACCTGGGTGTGTCTTTCTCCACACTGCCCACAGTCCTGGCTGTGTTTTGCTTCCACTTAAGAGAAATCAGTTTTAACTCTTGTATGTCTCAAATGTTCTTTATCCACCTCTTCTCTTTCATGGAGTCTGGAATCCTGCTGGCCATGAGCTTTGATCGTTATGTAGCCATCTGTAACCCACTGCGCTACTCCACAGTGCTCACTGATGCCCGGGTGGTGTGGATGGGCATGTGTGTTTTTCTTCGAAGTTTTTGTATGATTTTCCCATTACCTTTCCTCTTGAAGAGGTTGCCCTTCTGCAAGGCTAATGTGCTCTCCCATGCCTACTGCCTTCATCCTGATCTGATTCGCCTGCCCTGTGGTGATATCACCATTAATAACATATTTGGTCTCTTCATAGTCATCTCTACCTTTGGGCTTGattctgctctcattctcctctcTTATGTGCTCATACTTCGCTCTGTCCTGGCTATTGCCTCCCAGGAAGAAAGGTTAAAAACCCTGAACACGTGTGTGTCACACCTGTGTGCTGTGCTAATCTTTTATGTGCCCATGGTAGGTGTGTCTATGGCTGCTCGCTATGGGAGGCATGCCCCACGGTACGTGCATACGCTCCTGTctcttgtttatctgtttgtgcCTCCAATGCTCAACCCTGTTATCTATTCCATAAAAACCAAGGAGATTCGTAGAAGGCTTTCCAAAATCCTGCTGGGGACTAAGTTTTGA
- the LOC101996389 gene encoding olfactory receptor 51I1-like, with protein sequence MRREEHNISGLPPFILTGLPGLETSQHWLFLLLGILYTISIVGNALILFIIKEEQSLHQPMYYFLSLLSGNDLGVSFSTLPTVLAVFCFHLREISFNSCMSQMFFIHLFSFMESGILLAMSFDRYVAICNPLRYSTVLTDARVVWMGMCVFLRSFCMIFPLPFLLKRLPFCKANVLSHAYCLHADLIRLPCGDTSINNIFGLSIVISTFGLDSALILLSYVLILRSVLAIASQEERLKTLNTCVSHLCAVLIFYVPKISVSMFARYGRHVPHYVHTLLSLIYLFVPPMLNPVIYSIKTKEIRRKLSKILLGTKF encoded by the coding sequence ATGAGACGTGAAGAACATAATATCTCTGGGTTGCCTCCCTTCATCTTGACAGGACTGCCAGGGTTGGAGACCTCTCAGCATTGGTTGTTTCTGCTCCTGGGCATCCTCTACACCATCTCCATAGTGGGCAATGCCCTGATACTTTTCATCATCAAAGAAGAACAGAGTCTGCACCAGCCCAtgtactacttcctgtctctgctgtcaGGCAACGACCTGGGTGTGTCTTTCTCCACACTGCCCACAGTCCTGGCTGTGTTTTGCTTCCACTTAAGAGAAATCAGTTTTAACTCTTGTATGTCTCAAATGTTCTTTATCCACCTCTTCTCTTTCATGGAGTCTGGAATCCTGCTGGCCATGAGCTTTGATCGTTATGTAGCCATCTGTAACCCACTGCGCTACTCCACAGTGCTCACTGATGCCCGGGTGGTGTGGATGGGCATGTGTGTTTTCCTTCGAAGTTTCTGTATGATTTTCCCACTACCTTTCCTCTTGAAGAGGTTGCCCTTCTGCAAGGCTAATGTGCTCTCCCATGCCTACTGCCTTCATGCTGATCTGATTCGCCTGCCCTGTGGTGACACCTCTATTAATAACATATTTGGTCTGTCCATTGTAATCTCTACCTTTGGACTTGattctgctctcattctcctctcTTATGTGCTCATACTTCGCTCTGTCCTGGCTATTGCCTCCCAGGAAGAAAGGCTGAAGACCCTGAACACATGTGTGTCACACCTGTGTGCTGTGCTAATATTCTATGTGCCTAAGATAAGTGTGTCTATGTTTGCTCGTTATGGGAGGCATGTGCCACATTATGTACACACACTCCTGTCACTTATCTATCTCTTTGTTCCTCCAATGCTTAACCCTGTCATCTATTCCATCAAAACCAAGGAGATTCGTAGAAAGCTTTCCAAAATCCTCCTGGGAACCAAGTTTTGA